A part of Chloroflexota bacterium genomic DNA contains:
- a CDS encoding DUF2807 domain-containing protein, translating to MAEKRNVFHWQIYFGIMLILMGALFVADLFLETPIMDQYWPLLVVLFGLTFIGEMLTSKGHGAGLAIPGTLIIVIGLLLFVQNTYDLWITWTYTWALLIVAIGLGMAIMNNYLKRDTLRWVSGLLIGLGLVLFVGFGVLFELIFQVRGADIYSGIFLGGGLVLLGLYVVFSRALFGRKRPKVNKVKESVPEAVDAVATDSGPIPDPNGKVTEFIPEGATFSGLFFKSVGEVFVIQGEPCALKIEGSEDLIESIQVSVKDNILEIDFFSDMENWTNFRWADGDKHLRYYVTMPKIDKINMKGAGILMGDSLTGESLALTQGGAGKIELHNLTYQTLDAVLGGLGEILLTGQVESQQINLSGAGGYKAEELQSQDAEVLLSGAGSATVWAEKTLKATVTGAGSIKYKGDPTVDEKNTGIGSITPL from the coding sequence ATGGCAGAAAAACGGAACGTTTTCCATTGGCAAATTTATTTTGGGATAATGTTAATCCTGATGGGCGCGCTTTTTGTTGCCGATCTCTTTCTTGAAACACCAATCATGGACCAATATTGGCCTTTGCTGGTTGTCCTTTTTGGCCTGACTTTCATCGGAGAAATGCTGACTTCTAAAGGGCATGGCGCTGGCCTCGCTATTCCTGGGACATTAATCATTGTCATTGGCTTGCTGCTCTTTGTTCAGAACACCTATGATTTATGGATTACCTGGACCTACACCTGGGCGCTTCTGATCGTCGCGATAGGCTTGGGTATGGCGATCATGAATAATTATCTGAAGCGGGATACACTCCGATGGGTTTCGGGTTTATTGATCGGGCTTGGTCTGGTGCTCTTTGTCGGTTTTGGTGTGCTGTTCGAGCTTATCTTCCAGGTTCGCGGAGCAGATATCTATAGTGGGATTTTCCTCGGGGGTGGGTTGGTCCTGTTAGGGCTCTATGTTGTCTTCAGCCGGGCTCTGTTTGGTCGTAAACGGCCAAAAGTTAATAAGGTGAAGGAATCAGTACCAGAAGCGGTTGACGCGGTGGCCACAGATTCCGGACCTATCCCGGACCCCAATGGTAAGGTTACCGAATTCATTCCGGAAGGGGCGACTTTCTCCGGTCTGTTTTTCAAGAGCGTTGGCGAAGTCTTCGTCATTCAGGGCGAACCTTGTGCTCTGAAGATTGAGGGCAGTGAAGATCTGATCGAATCCATTCAGGTCTCCGTGAAGGATAACATACTTGAGATTGATTTCTTTTCCGATATGGAAAATTGGACGAATTTCCGTTGGGCGGACGGCGACAAGCATTTACGCTATTACGTCACGATGCCCAAGATTGACAAGATCAATATGAAAGGCGCCGGTATCCTGATGGGTGATTCCCTCACAGGTGAATCACTGGCATTGACCCAGGGCGGCGCTGGCAAGATCGAACTACATAATTTGACATACCAGACGCTGGATGCGGTACTGGGCGGTTTGGGTGAGATCTTACTCACCGGCCAGGTTGAATCGCAACAGATAAATCTGAGCGGGGCCGGCGGTTATAAGGCTGAAGAATTACAATCTCAGGATGCGGAAGTGCTGCTCTCCGGAGCTGGCTCTGCCACCGTCTGGGCGGAAAAGACGCTGAAAGCAACCGTTACCGGAGCTGGCAGCATTAAATATAAAGGCGACCCAACGGTTGATGAGAAAAATACAGGTATTGGCAGTATAACGCCGCTCTAA